GCCATGAAGTACATGGCCAGCTCGTAGGACTCGCGCATCTGGCCGCCGCCCCCGCCCTCCAGGAGGATCTTGCCGAGGTCGTCGTCCATGCGGTTGTCGGCCTCGAACTGCCCGACCTGCAGCGGCGCCCGGTCGCAGGTCGCGTCGCCGACCGCGCCGAACAGGATGTGCGGGTGCTCGACGTATCCCTTGCGCAGCAGCAGCCCCAGCAGGTCGGGGAGCTTGGCCTGGAGCGTCCGCGGGACGGTCCCCATGGAGCCGGTCACGTCGAACAGCACGCCGATCGCGAGCGACTCGGGGTGGTCGGCGGAGTCCCGGCTCTCCCGGACGGTCACGCCGCGCGGGTCCAGGTCGGGGTGGACGGCGGTCGCGCCGCCGTCGGAGTAGGCGAACGCGCTGGCGCCGGTGGACGCGCGGTAGCTCGCGCGCGCGGCGTAGACGTCGGTGGACCAGTTTCCGCTTCCCATGATTCTCTCCTTCAGCGGGTGGCGGGCATGTGGAAGGGGCGGAAGCGGCGCGGGCCGTAGAGCCGCTCCAGCAGCTCGTCGAACTCGGCCAGCAGCCGCCAGGCGTCGGCGGGGCGCCGGTTCGGCGCCGGCGGCATGCAGCCCCGCGCGAACGAGCGCATCGCCTTCGGGACCTTGTCGCCCATCAGTTCGGTCATGCACCGGGCGGCCATGAAGATGTCGGTGGCCGGGCTCGCGGCCTGCCGTCCGGGCACCTCGGGCGGGTACCAGTCGGCGTACCGGTCGACCATCGCCGGGACGCGCCCCGAGGGGTCGGCGTGCGCGAAGCAGCCGGGGACGGAGTAGCACCAGTCGACCAGGACCAGGCCGTGCTCCTCCGGGTGGATCATCACGTGGTCGGGCAGCACCGCGCCGTGCAGGACGCCCGCGCGGTGCGCGAAGCCGAGGCCCGCGAGCAGCCGCCTCCACATCCAGGCCGCGTCGCGCGGGTCGACGCCGTCCGGGAAGGCGCGCCCGACCGCGGCGAGGCTGTGGAAGCCGTCCAGCGCGGCGACCACGTTCACCTGCCGCCGCGTCCCGGTGGCGCCGTCCCGGTGCCGGAACGACTCGACGAGCCGCGGCACGTACGGCAGGAACCGGGCGTCGCCGTCCTTCTGGAGCTGCCGGAGCGCCACGGCCTCGCGTTCGAGCAGGTCGCCGTCGGCGGGGTCGCGCGGCATCTTCAGCAGCACCCCGCGGCCCGGCTCCGGGCGCGCCGCGTACAGCAGCACGAGGTCGCCGCCGATCGGATCGCCCTCCAGCCGGTAGGCGTGGCGGCGCGTGGTGATCAGCGTCTCGTCGCCGCGGTTGTAGGCGCGCCAGAGCGAGGTCAGCCTGGCGAACGCCTCCTCGGTCCGGCCGCCGCCCGCGTCCGGGTGGACGAGCCGGGCCAGCCGCCGGTAGCGCCGCACCGCCTCCGCCTCGTCGCCGCCGAACAGGTCGGCGGGACCGCGGGCCCGGTCGAGCCGCGCCAGCGCGTCCTCCAACTCACTTCCGCTCATCTGTGCTCCCTGTGGGGGGCGACCCCCCACACCCCCCGGTTCGCTTCCGCTCATCTGATCTCCTCCTCCCGGCTGGGCCTCAGCAGGGCGGGGTGCAGGAGGCGGGCGTCGCCCGCGCGGTAGAGCCGGGGGCGCGGGCCGCCGCGCCGGCCGCCGCGGTCGGACGTCGCGCCGGTGCTCTCCACGAACCCCGGGACCGACAGGACCTTGCGGTGGAAGTTGCCGGCGTGCAGTTCCTCGCCCCACACCGCCTCGTACACCGAGCGCAGTTCGGGGATGGTGAACTCGCCGCCGCAGAACGCCGTGGCGAGGGGGGTGTACTCCAGCTTCCCGCGGGCCCGCTCCAGCCCGTCCGACAGGATCCGCGCGTGGTCGAACGCCAGCCGGCGGGTGGTGCCGGGGCGCTGGTCCCCCGAATCCGACAGGCCCAGCGCGTCCACCGGGGCCCACGCGGCGTCGGCCGCGTCGCCGCCCGCCTCGGGGTCCGGCAGCTCGGGCGCGAACGCCAGGTAGGCGACGGAGATCACGCGCATCCGCGGGTCGCGGCCGGGGGAGCCGTAGGTTCCGAGCTGCTCCAGATGGACCCGGCCGAGCGCGCCGCCCTTGGCGCTGAGCCCGGTCTCCTCGGCCAGCTCCCGGACG
The sequence above is a segment of the Actinomadura coerulea genome. Coding sequences within it:
- a CDS encoding molecular chaperone DnaJ; the protein is MSGSELEDALARLDRARGPADLFGGDEAEAVRRYRRLARLVHPDAGGGRTEEAFARLTSLWRAYNRGDETLITTRRHAYRLEGDPIGGDLVLLYAARPEPGRGVLLKMPRDPADGDLLEREAVALRQLQKDGDARFLPYVPRLVESFRHRDGATGTRRQVNVVAALDGFHSLAAVGRAFPDGVDPRDAAWMWRRLLAGLGFAHRAGVLHGAVLPDHVMIHPEEHGLVLVDWCYSVPGCFAHADPSGRVPAMVDRYADWYPPEVPGRQAASPATDIFMAARCMTELMGDKVPKAMRSFARGCMPPAPNRRPADAWRLLAEFDELLERLYGPRRFRPFHMPATR
- a CDS encoding NUDIX hydrolase, which translates into the protein MAPEPRRDESGFLATYDPRDYDPVAVTVDVVALTIRDDALHVLLVRRGNAPYEGMWALPGGFVQAGGPLQGTGAEDLPDAAVRELAEETGLSAKGGALGRVHLEQLGTYGSPGRDPRMRVISVAYLAFAPELPDPEAGGDAADAAWAPVDALGLSDSGDQRPGTTRRLAFDHARILSDGLERARGKLEYTPLATAFCGGEFTIPELRSVYEAVWGEELHAGNFHRKVLSVPGFVESTGATSDRGGRRGGPRPRLYRAGDARLLHPALLRPSREEEIR